In Massilia antarctica, the following are encoded in one genomic region:
- a CDS encoding SIR2 family protein, giving the protein MKDELLDAHRMGKLMLFVGAGVSANLGLPTWNALIAHIAEELGYDPKIFATYGTPLALAEFYKKQKGGLGPLRSWMDREWHKPTTNISMSDIHRLITQGNFSRIYTTNYDRWLEYAHDAFGVKYHKVASVADLASVIDGRRQIIKFHGDFDADDSIVLDETSYFQRLNFDTPLDIKLRNDVLGSSVLFIGYSLNDLNIRLLFYRLTEMWGRSTLASARPRSYIFTNRPNPVAQEILSHWGIQMIVSEEDDPEKALTEFLQELVT; this is encoded by the coding sequence ATGAAAGATGAACTGCTTGATGCGCATCGCATGGGCAAGCTGATGTTGTTTGTGGGCGCAGGAGTGTCTGCAAACCTTGGTCTGCCCACTTGGAACGCTTTGATAGCGCACATCGCGGAGGAGCTAGGGTACGATCCAAAGATCTTCGCTACCTACGGGACTCCTTTGGCCCTTGCTGAATTTTACAAGAAGCAAAAGGGCGGGCTCGGGCCGCTGCGCAGCTGGATGGACCGTGAATGGCATAAGCCAACAACGAACATCTCCATGTCCGACATTCACCGACTGATCACACAGGGTAATTTCTCCCGCATCTACACCACCAACTACGACCGATGGCTGGAGTACGCTCACGATGCGTTTGGCGTAAAGTACCACAAGGTCGCCAGTGTGGCCGATCTTGCTTCCGTAATCGATGGTCGCCGGCAAATCATCAAGTTTCATGGTGACTTCGATGCAGACGACTCGATCGTCCTTGACGAGACCAGCTATTTCCAGCGGCTGAATTTCGATACGCCGCTAGATATCAAGCTCCGCAATGACGTGCTGGGCAGTTCCGTTCTCTTCATTGGCTACAGCCTGAACGATCTGAACATTCGCCTCCTGTTCTATCGCCTGACCGAGATGTGGGGTCGATCTACCCTTGCGTCCGCAAGGCCGAGGTCATATATCTTCACCAATCGACCAAACCCGGTGGCGCAGGAAATCCTGAGCCATTGGGGAATCCAGATGATCGTTTCGGAAGAGGACGACCCAGAAAAAGCGCTTACGGAGTTTC